GTCGAGGACAGTGCCTTTGTCCATATCGACTTGTTCCCAGCGAGTTCCCGCACGGAACCAACCATTTTTGACTACTTCAAAGAAGAATGGTGTGCCGGGATAAGGAGCTGCAACGTGGAAGAGCGCGATATCCAAGGGCAGTTTCTTGGCAAATTCTATTGTTTCGCGGATTGTAGTTTCTGTTTCACCGGGCAAACCGATGATGAAATAACCCCAATTTTTGATACCAGCTTTCTTCGCCGCCCGCAAAGAATTCGCTGCTTTTTCTGGATAAACTCCCTTGCGTGCGTGTTTCAAAATTTGTTCGTTGCCGCTTTCAATCCCCCAAGAAATTAACCAGCAGCCAGCTTTCCCCATGAGAGCGAGCATTTCTTCATCCACATAATCAACGCGGCTGTTGCAAGTCCATTTTATGTTGATTTTTTGCTCGATCATCAGCTGGCAAAGACCGACAACTTGGTCGCGATTGACTGTGAACAAGTCGGCGTACATATGAATGTTGTTGATGCCCAAATTTTTGAGCTTCCACAACTCTTGCATGATATTTTCTGGCGATCGCACTCTGGCGCTAAACTGATAGCTAACGTGCTTAATACAGTAAGTGCAAGCCGCCGGACAACCTCTGCTGGTCACAATAAATGTAAATGGCCCCTTGAGCAACGGCATTCGATATTTTTGCAAAGGCAACAGTTCGTGCATTGGCAAAGGCATATCGCTGAGATTGTGAATAAACGATCGAGTTCCATTCATGACAATCTCGTCGCCGCGCCGCCATACCAAACCTTTCACGCCGCTCAAATTAGCCGTACCATCTTCATTTAAACTCGGTTTGTAAGTTGGGTCGTGGTCGGCGAAAAGCTTTTGGATATTTGCCGGACGCTTGTCAAACTTTCCTTCCAAACAATCCAGCAAATCGCGGATTGTTAAATCGGGTTCCCCCAATAAAATAAAGTCCAAACTGGGGTAAGGGCGCATCGTCTCGCGAGGGATAGGCGTGACGTGAGTACCGAAAGCAATTGTGTACGCACCGCGAGCTTTGGCGAGAAACACGCCGTACATATCGTTTTCCAGTGTCGGCGCTGTTACCTGGGTGAGATAGTAGCGGGGTTTGTGGCGATCGAGCAATGCGCTAAACTCAGACCAACTCATTCGCTCGGCGATCGCATCCACCACTTTAACTTTATAAGTAGGATGCAACAAAGCCGCCATTTGCGCCAGGGATACTTGCGGCCAAATCATATTCTCCCGCGTGCGCCTACCGACTCGGTGCTGACTGCGAATCCAGATTCCGCCATCAGGCGACGGTGGATTGACCAACATAATGTCAACCGTTTCTACCGATTGAGAATCTTCTAGCAATCCTTGCCGCACAATTTCATCTGCATTCGGGAAATTCGCCATCGGCACTTTGAGCGCAGCTCGGCTTCCCCGGTTTTCTCTGATGGGGTCGAATGTTTCTTTTGCCATTTTTATCGTTAAACTGTTAAAGTAACTTCTGATGTTTGACTCAAATCCATATCTTTTTTGGTCAGCATTTCTCGCTGACTCAATTCTTCTAACACCCGCAAGATAATCCAATAAATTATTAGCTGCATTCCCGTCAAAATGAGCATAGCACTACCTAAAAGATAAAGCCACAGTCGAGCGATCGCCCAACCATTCACACCCAAAGCGAGACTGATTCCTCCTACGATTAACCCAGCCAACAAAGTAAACAATCCCATCCAGCCGAAATGATGTTCTAACGGCGGATTGAACAATGGACGCCCCAACAAACCTTGACGTATAGGTCGTTTGTAAAACAGCGATACCAGATAATTAAAAGTAATGCCCAAAGCGAATATATCTAGAGCGGTTACCCCAGCAACCAGCGCCACAAAAACAGCGGTAACTCCCCATGAATTCAAAGTCGTAATTCCGCTCAGTCTGTGGGTGACCAGTCCCAACAAAATCGCCGCCGCCATTACCATCCCAGCTAAGCCGATCGCACCCAGTATGCGAACGGGATTGTAGGTTAAAGCTGTCCATATAATCGAGCGCAAAAAAATAGTGCCATCGCGGACAACGCTTAACTTGGAACGACCCAAACGTTCGTTGTAAGGAATTGGTTCCTCTACCATTTTGATGCCTTCGTGAATTGCCCGGACGCTCATCACCGGTGTTAAATTCAACCCATCCGGTAGAGGGTAAATTCGCTCTAGCACCTCCCGTCTAAAGACCCGCATCCCGCTAGCACTATCGGTAATTTTTTGATGACCGATCAAACTGAGAAGATTGGCAAAAAACAAATTTCCAATCCTCCGAGTTATCGGCATTTTACTCTTAGCACCCGCCATGCGCGAACCAATTACCAAGTCTGCCCCATTTAAGGCTACCTGACATAATTGGGGAAAATATTCCGGCGGATAAGTACCATCCGCATCCAGAAATCCGATCAGTTCACCTCGCGCATGGAGAAAACCTGTTTTGAGCGCTGCACCGTATCCCTTGTTGGTAACGTGACGGATCAGCCGCACTCCTTCTATGCTGCTGACGATTTGGGCAGTTCGGTCATGGGAACCGTCATCAACCACAAGCAATTCCAGCCGACTGATGCCAACTTTGGCCAGATCGTTTTCCACTCCTAAGACGCGATGGACGATATCCGCAATTCCTTCTTCTTCGTTATAAGCAGGTATAACGATTGAAAGTGTTGTTGTCTTCTCCAAAAATGTTAAATTATGATTAAGTTCTTTAAAACTTTTCACCGTTACATTCTCCTCTGCCTACGAAAATTAAGTATTTAAAACCTATTGGCATAG
The nucleotide sequence above comes from Aerosakkonema funiforme FACHB-1375. Encoded proteins:
- a CDS encoding glycosyltransferase family 2 protein, with the translated sequence MKSFKELNHNLTFLEKTTTLSIVIPAYNEEEGIADIVHRVLGVENDLAKVGISRLELLVVDDGSHDRTAQIVSSIEGVRLIRHVTNKGYGAALKTGFLHARGELIGFLDADGTYPPEYFPQLCQVALNGADLVIGSRMAGAKSKMPITRRIGNLFFANLLSLIGHQKITDSASGMRVFRREVLERIYPLPDGLNLTPVMSVRAIHEGIKMVEEPIPYNERLGRSKLSVVRDGTIFLRSIIWTALTYNPVRILGAIGLAGMVMAAAILLGLVTHRLSGITTLNSWGVTAVFVALVAGVTALDIFALGITFNYLVSLFYKRPIRQGLLGRPLFNPPLEHHFGWMGLFTLLAGLIVGGISLALGVNGWAIARLWLYLLGSAMLILTGMQLIIYWIILRVLEELSQREMLTKKDMDLSQTSEVTLTV
- a CDS encoding B12-binding domain-containing radical SAM protein codes for the protein MAKETFDPIRENRGSRAALKVPMANFPNADEIVRQGLLEDSQSVETVDIMLVNPPSPDGGIWIRSQHRVGRRTRENMIWPQVSLAQMAALLHPTYKVKVVDAIAERMSWSEFSALLDRHKPRYYLTQVTAPTLENDMYGVFLAKARGAYTIAFGTHVTPIPRETMRPYPSLDFILLGEPDLTIRDLLDCLEGKFDKRPANIQKLFADHDPTYKPSLNEDGTANLSGVKGLVWRRGDEIVMNGTRSFIHNLSDMPLPMHELLPLQKYRMPLLKGPFTFIVTSRGCPAACTYCIKHVSYQFSARVRSPENIMQELWKLKNLGINNIHMYADLFTVNRDQVVGLCQLMIEQKINIKWTCNSRVDYVDEEMLALMGKAGCWLISWGIESGNEQILKHARKGVYPEKAANSLRAAKKAGIKNWGYFIIGLPGETETTIRETIEFAKKLPLDIALFHVAAPYPGTPFFFEVVKNGWFRAGTRWEQVDMDKGTVLDYPDLPAERLLYWQKRAFREWAFRPGPIMTYLKMLMSDTSTLSSAVNVGLQHLNWSSSESESKERFAIARASKA